In a single window of the Eshraghiella crossota genome:
- a CDS encoding DUF1015 domain-containing protein — MADIKPFQCIRPEKELAKHVASLPYDVYNRSEACEKVKGRELLFLNIDRPETQFDDSVDTYADVVYDEARRLLDKEISDGVFIEDKDNAYYIYELTMDGRVQTGIVACASIDDYLNNIIKKHEKTRADKELDRINHVDRTSAQTGPIFLAYRANEKIKDIICTVKEHPPIYDFVCDDDEIRHRVFKVSEQKDIDGIREAFDSINSIYIADGHHRAASAVKVGLKRREEHPDYTGKEEFNYFLSVLFPDEELMIMPYNRVVKDLNGLTKEEFFNAVSKYFDIEPRGKKAFYPEHKGEFGMYLGDEWYLLSAKESILSEDPVDGLDVAVLQDFLLTPILGIGDPRVDKRIDFIGGIRGLKELEDRVHNDMAIAFSMFPTSISELFDVADADMLMPPKSTWFEPKLRSGIFIHRIEE; from the coding sequence ATGGCTGATATAAAACCCTTTCAATGTATTAGACCTGAGAAAGAGCTTGCAAAGCATGTGGCTTCATTACCATATGATGTATATAACAGGAGTGAAGCATGTGAAAAAGTCAAAGGCAGGGAGCTCTTGTTTCTTAATATTGACAGACCTGAGACACAGTTTGACGATTCTGTAGATACATATGCGGATGTTGTATATGATGAGGCAAGAAGACTGCTTGATAAAGAAATATCAGATGGTGTGTTTATAGAAGACAAAGATAATGCTTATTATATCTATGAGCTGACAATGGACGGAAGAGTACAGACAGGTATTGTTGCCTGTGCCTCCATTGATGATTACCTTAATAATATAATCAAGAAGCATGAGAAAACAAGGGCAGATAAAGAACTGGACAGAATTAACCACGTTGACAGAACAAGTGCACAGACAGGTCCGATTTTTCTCGCCTACAGAGCTAATGAAAAGATAAAAGACATCATTTGCACTGTTAAGGAACATCCTCCGATATACGACTTTGTCTGCGATGATGATGAGATAAGACACAGGGTATTCAAAGTATCCGAACAGAAAGATATTGACGGTATCAGGGAGGCGTTTGATTCAATTAATTCGATTTATATTGCTGATGGACACCATAGGGCAGCATCAGCAGTTAAGGTAGGGCTTAAGAGAAGGGAAGAACACCCTGACTATACAGGCAAGGAAGAATTTAATTATTTCCTTTCTGTTTTATTCCCGGACGAAGAATTGATGATAATGCCATATAACAGAGTTGTTAAGGATTTAAACGGTCTTACTAAAGAAGAGTTTTTTAATGCAGTTTCCAAATATTTTGACATTGAACCCCGTGGAAAAAAAGCATTTTATCCGGAACACAAAGGTGAGTTCGGAATGTATCTTGGTGATGAATGGTATCTGCTGTCTGCGAAGGAGAGCATATTATCAGAAGACCCGGTTGATGGTCTTGATGTAGCCGTTCTTCAGGATTTCCTTCTCACACCTATTCTTGGAATAGGAGATCCGAGAGTTGATAAGAGAATTGATTTTATAGGCGGAATAAGAGGCCTTAAAGAACTTGAAGACAGAGTCCATAATGATATGGCAATTGCGTTTTCAATGTTCCCTACGTCAATTTCGGAACTTTTTGATGTGGCTGATGCAGATATGCTTATGCCACCTAAATCTACTTGGTTTGAACCAAAGCTCAGAAGCGGCATATTCATACACAGAATAGAAGAGTAA
- a CDS encoding GlgB N-terminal domain-containing protein, giving the protein MDKKLYDLMNWPDIEGIIYSDGCNPKNLLGTHSVKGGILIQSFYPAAVGATVKAADGKTYEMEMADEEGYFAVLIPVKSKFAYTVEFRFEDGNTFETDDAYNYPSMIKKSDLKSFIEGNNNHVYRFLGAHEMDYKGTKGVDFAIWAPEALRVSVVGEFNNWDGRIHQLEAIDSTGVFELFVPGVKASSLYKFEIRLKGGKVVLITDPFSKMAESKSEPASFVCDDNFKWSDEEWLSNRKSRNKYKEAPMSVYAYSLPDEDVTYKEITQAIENTFSESRFTHVVLKNVINTYTGLYLDYDRTGYFSINNRYGSLDDFKTLINSLHKRNIGVLIQWNFDDINVGRNEVANIMYSSASYIIEELHADGIVADRLGNAVYLDFERDKWTSNMFGGRENLEAVDFIRGLNEIFGKQYKDVITVADDRAGWPDVTGSIKEEGALGFDYSINHIFGDNLIYFLGCDPLFRKGRYNKLSLSMVTFYNQDSILAFDADSINMLEAKIPGRIHGDKMANLRAAFAYSFAHPGKKTIYSGNGEETWNTFVKALTDFYNKHSELSEMDYESDGFEWINNISGNECVLSFVRKSKDGRILVVIANFTPVIREKYKIGVPFEGRYKEIFNTDDEKFGGSGILNKRAVSSKKDECDGRADSIRLTLPPLGVIVLDYTKTVAKKGNTK; this is encoded by the coding sequence ATGGATAAAAAACTTTATGATTTAATGAACTGGCCTGATATAGAGGGAATTATTTATTCGGATGGCTGTAATCCTAAGAATCTTTTGGGAACACATTCCGTCAAAGGTGGAATTTTAATACAGTCATTTTATCCTGCTGCAGTAGGCGCAACCGTTAAAGCTGCGGATGGCAAGACATATGAGATGGAAATGGCAGATGAAGAGGGGTATTTTGCCGTACTTATACCTGTAAAAAGTAAATTCGCATATACGGTTGAGTTCCGTTTTGAGGACGGTAATACATTTGAGACAGATGATGCGTATAACTATCCTTCAATGATTAAGAAGAGTGATTTGAAATCTTTTATTGAAGGAAATAATAACCATGTATATAGATTCCTTGGTGCCCATGAAATGGATTATAAGGGCACTAAAGGCGTTGATTTTGCAATATGGGCACCGGAGGCATTAAGAGTAAGTGTTGTCGGTGAATTTAATAACTGGGATGGAAGAATACATCAGTTAGAGGCAATTGACAGCACAGGTGTATTTGAACTTTTTGTTCCGGGAGTTAAAGCTTCTTCACTTTACAAATTTGAAATCAGACTTAAAGGCGGTAAAGTTGTCCTTATAACAGATCCTTTTTCAAAGATGGCTGAAAGTAAGAGTGAACCGGCATCATTTGTATGTGATGATAATTTTAAATGGTCTGATGAGGAATGGCTTAGCAACAGAAAGAGCCGCAATAAGTACAAAGAAGCTCCTATGTCAGTATATGCATATTCTTTGCCTGATGAGGATGTGACATATAAGGAAATAACACAGGCAATAGAAAATACTTTTTCTGAAAGCAGATTTACCCATGTGGTTCTTAAAAATGTAATTAATACCTATACCGGACTTTATCTTGACTATGACAGGACCGGGTATTTTAGCATAAACAACAGATACGGAAGCCTTGATGATTTTAAAACGTTGATTAATTCTTTACACAAAAGGAATATAGGTGTTCTTATCCAATGGAATTTTGATGATATTAATGTAGGCCGTAACGAAGTTGCCAATATTATGTATTCATCAGCTTCGTATATTATTGAAGAGCTTCATGCAGACGGAATAGTTGCAGACAGATTAGGTAATGCCGTATATCTTGATTTTGAAAGGGATAAATGGACTTCTAATATGTTTGGCGGCAGGGAAAATCTTGAAGCTGTTGATTTTATAAGAGGTCTTAATGAAATTTTTGGTAAACAGTATAAGGATGTAATAACCGTTGCGGATGACAGGGCAGGCTGGCCTGATGTGACAGGAAGCATCAAAGAAGAGGGTGCTCTTGGATTTGATTACAGTATTAACCATATTTTTGGTGATAATCTTATATACTTTCTGGGTTGTGATCCTTTATTCAGAAAAGGAAGATATAATAAGCTTTCTCTTAGCATGGTTACTTTTTATAATCAGGACAGCATACTTGCATTTGATGCAGACAGTATTAACATGCTGGAAGCTAAGATACCCGGACGGATTCATGGAGATAAGATGGCGAATTTAAGGGCTGCATTTGCTTATTCTTTTGCTCATCCGGGCAAAAAGACAATATATTCCGGTAACGGAGAAGAAACATGGAATACTTTTGTTAAAGCTCTTACAGATTTTTATAATAAACATTCCGAATTATCAGAGATGGATTATGAAAGCGACGGTTTTGAATGGATTAATAATATTTCCGGTAATGAGTGCGTACTCAGCTTTGTGCGAAAGTCAAAGGACGGCAGAATACTTGTTGTAATAGCTAATTTTACTCCGGTTATCAGGGAGAAGTATAAGATTGGTGTTCCTTTTGAAGGCAGATATAAAGAAATCTTTAACACCGACGATGAGAAATTCGGCGGAAGTGGAATTCTTAATAAGAGAGCTGTTTCGTCTAAGAAGGATGAGTGCGACGGACGCGCAGACTCAATAAGATTAACATTGCCTCCTCTAGGCGTTATAGTGCTTGATTATACTAAGACAGTGGCGAAGAAAGGAAATACTAAATAA
- a CDS encoding mechanosensitive ion channel family protein — MNVLLFQTAQIFTKANWEKVLKSVATWCLGFGKNLLIAIIVLVVGNKLIKCLLKFIGKANEKSKLEPIVTKFLSSLIKFGLYGVLAIVIIGILGIPASSFIAVLSAAGLTIGLAFQGSLSNFAGGVLILLFKPFKIGDFVKEDVHGNEGLVEGIDLFYTRMRTFDNKIVIIPNGSLANTSITNYTANNKRRIEIKVGISYDSDMKRAKDILMNVINSQDGILKNEDNKVYVDALEESQITIGTMAWVMTDDYWKIKWELTEKFKNALDDAGIEIPFNQLSVTINEKQRK, encoded by the coding sequence ATGAATGTATTGCTTTTTCAGACAGCACAGATTTTTACCAAAGCTAACTGGGAAAAAGTTTTGAAATCAGTTGCTACATGGTGTCTTGGATTTGGCAAGAATCTGTTGATTGCAATAATCGTGCTGGTTGTTGGAAATAAATTAATAAAATGTCTTTTGAAATTTATCGGAAAAGCCAACGAGAAATCAAAATTGGAACCAATTGTAACGAAATTCCTTTCATCACTTATTAAATTTGGTCTGTATGGAGTTCTTGCCATTGTGATTATAGGAATACTTGGCATACCTGCATCATCGTTTATAGCAGTATTAAGTGCTGCCGGACTTACAATCGGTCTTGCTTTTCAGGGAAGCCTTTCAAACTTTGCCGGCGGTGTGCTGATACTTCTTTTTAAACCGTTTAAAATCGGAGATTTTGTCAAGGAAGATGTGCATGGCAATGAAGGGTTAGTTGAGGGTATTGATTTATTTTATACCAGAATGAGAACTTTTGATAATAAGATTGTTATAATTCCCAATGGTTCCCTGGCTAATACAAGCATTACCAACTATACTGCCAACAACAAACGAAGAATTGAAATCAAAGTAGGGATAAGCTACGATTCCGATATGAAAAGGGCAAAGGACATTCTTATGAATGTTATTAATTCGCAGGACGGCATCCTTAAAAACGAAGATAACAAGGTATATGTGGATGCACTTGAAGAAAGCCAGATAACGATTGGGACAATGGCATGGGTCATGACAGATGATTATTGGAAAATCAAATGGGAATTAACAGAGAAATTCAAAAATGCCCTTGATGATGCCGGTATAGAAATACCTTTCAACCAGCTTTCTGTTACAATTAATGAGAAACAGAGGAAATAA
- a CDS encoding M15 family metallopeptidase, whose amino-acid sequence MADKKKKKRNFAEIILIISALVLGLLIILLVAGNKKKIIIDGGSHPEFSGNYPMPSEITDGDKSTYFAYMEIPDLIFKKMVNVSFTDDCPVTREDLRYVKVLYWGTDYEPHTGELIVNKAIAEKTRDVFYELYKASYPIEQIALIDEYGGNDEVSMSYNNTSCFNARKVAKTDSWSKHAYGMAIDINPLYNPYVGENGTILPISGEIYADRDKVFKMKIDDSDYAYSVFTKAGFTWGGSWEKVKDYQHFEFNN is encoded by the coding sequence GTGGCGGATAAGAAAAAGAAAAAAAGAAACTTTGCTGAAATTATTCTTATAATAAGTGCGTTAGTTCTTGGATTACTGATAATACTTCTTGTTGCGGGCAACAAGAAAAAAATAATAATTGACGGTGGGTCACATCCTGAGTTTTCAGGCAATTATCCAATGCCGTCTGAGATAACGGATGGAGATAAGAGTACCTATTTTGCATATATGGAAATTCCGGATCTTATTTTTAAGAAGATGGTTAATGTATCATTTACAGATGATTGTCCTGTTACAAGAGAGGATTTAAGATATGTCAAAGTGCTCTATTGGGGAACAGATTACGAACCTCATACCGGTGAGCTTATTGTAAATAAGGCAATAGCCGAAAAGACAAGAGATGTTTTTTATGAACTTTATAAAGCGTCATATCCTATAGAGCAGATTGCCCTAATAGACGAATATGGCGGAAATGACGAAGTTTCTATGTCATATAACAATACATCATGTTTTAATGCAAGAAAAGTTGCCAAGACCGATTCATGGTCTAAGCATGCATACGGTATGGCAATAGATATTAACCCCTTGTATAACCCGTATGTGGGCGAAAATGGAACGATACTCCCTATATCGGGAGAAATATATGCTGACAGAGATAAAGTCTTTAAAATGAAAATAGACGATTCTGATTACGCATACTCTGTATTTACAAAGGCAGGTTTTACCTGGGGAGGCAGTTGGGAAAAAGTTAAGGATTACCAGCATTTTGAATTTAATAATTAG
- the argH gene encoding argininosuccinate lyase: protein MKLWGGRFTKETNQLVHNFNASISFDQKFYKQDIDGSIAHVNMLAKQNIVTNEERFAILNALEQIKTDIDTGVLEISPEYEDIHSFVEATLIERIGDTGKKLHTGRSRNDQVALDMRLYVRDEVKETNALLKDLLKVILRIMKENIETYMPGFTHLQKAQPVTVAHHFGAYFEMFRRDCTRLDDIYDRMNYCPLGAGALAGTTYPLDRDFTADFLKFNGATNNSMDSVSDRDYIIEYLSALSTIMMHLSRFSEEIIIWNSNEYRFIELDDSYSTGSSIMPQKKNPDIAELVRGKTGRVYGALMSILTTMKGLPLAYNKDMQEDKELTFDAIDTTKSCILLFTGMIDTMTFNKDVMEASAKNGFTNATDAADYLVNHGIPFRDAHGIIGHLVLLCIEKKISLDELPLEEYKKICPVFENDIYEAISLKTCVEKRLTKGAPGKAAMLEEIKICEAFLSEE, encoded by the coding sequence ATGAAACTCTGGGGCGGACGATTCACAAAAGAAACCAACCAATTAGTGCATAACTTTAATGCATCAATTTCTTTTGACCAGAAATTTTACAAACAGGACATTGATGGCAGTATTGCCCACGTTAATATGTTGGCAAAACAGAATATCGTAACTAACGAAGAAAGGTTTGCCATTCTTAATGCCCTTGAACAGATTAAGACAGATATAGATACAGGTGTTCTTGAAATCAGCCCTGAATACGAAGATATCCACTCTTTCGTTGAGGCTACTCTTATAGAAAGAATAGGCGATACAGGTAAAAAACTTCATACAGGAAGAAGCCGTAATGACCAGGTTGCCCTTGACATGCGACTTTATGTCCGTGATGAAGTTAAAGAGACAAATGCTCTTTTAAAGGATCTTCTTAAAGTTATCTTAAGAATAATGAAAGAAAATATTGAGACCTATATGCCGGGATTTACACATCTTCAGAAAGCCCAGCCTGTCACTGTAGCCCATCATTTCGGAGCATATTTTGAAATGTTCAGAAGAGACTGCACAAGACTTGATGATATTTATGACAGAATGAACTACTGCCCTCTGGGTGCAGGTGCACTTGCCGGCACCACATATCCTTTGGACAGGGATTTTACCGCAGATTTTCTTAAATTTAATGGTGCAACCAATAACAGTATGGATTCCGTATCAGACAGGGATTATATAATTGAATATTTAAGTGCTTTATCCACTATTATGATGCACCTCAGCAGATTTTCAGAGGAAATCATTATATGGAACTCCAATGAATACAGATTTATTGAATTAGACGATTCTTATTCAACCGGAAGTTCAATTATGCCACAGAAAAAGAATCCCGACATTGCTGAGCTTGTACGCGGTAAGACAGGCCGTGTATATGGTGCCCTTATGTCAATTCTTACTACCATGAAAGGACTTCCTTTGGCATATAACAAAGATATGCAGGAAGATAAGGAACTGACTTTTGATGCCATTGATACAACAAAGAGCTGTATACTCCTGTTTACCGGAATGATTGATACAATGACTTTTAACAAAGATGTTATGGAAGCAAGTGCCAAAAACGGCTTCACAAATGCCACTGATGCAGCTGATTACCTTGTCAACCATGGTATTCCATTCAGAGATGCCCACGGCATTATCGGACATCTTGTATTATTATGTATCGAGAAAAAAATTTCTCTTGACGAACTTCCTTTAGAGGAATATAAAAAAATCTGTCCTGTATTTGAAAATGACATATACGAAGCAATAAGCCTTAAAACATGTGTAGAAAAAAGACTTACAAAAGGTGCTCCAGGCAAAGCGGCAATGCTTGAAGAAATCAAGATCTGTGAAGCATTTCTTAGTGAAGAATAA
- a CDS encoding YfhO family protein — MTDEKKAIRKNLSREAIYEITHCRAVYIMAFIVPLIIMLAIYIMRGIYPFGDSVYLRSDMYHQYAPFFSNLWDKIRNGGSLQYSWDIGMGSNFLALYGYYLSSPINWFIALFPKKNLLEIMDYIIMIKIALSSFTFTYYLCKHRGKISITAAIFGLFYGLSGFTTAYSWNIMWLDSVVLLPLIVLGLERLVKEHKGLLYTITLGLAILSNYYIAIMICLSMVIYFFVLIISENLGNKKNYMKSIFCFIGYSLLAGGVASVLLLPEMAALQYTASSDFSFPKVMTRYFSFFAMFKRHLINVDVHLGLEHHPNIYCGVASFVLVPLFVMSKKISKKEKITKMIALFIFLTAFNMNIPNFIWHGFHFPNSLPCRQSFIYIFLILEICYEAAVNIRDYSEKQLAGSMWGVLLFLMYIGNSLGDKDIDFRSIYLSGIFIVIYVLFFFFIKKWKQYTSYFLVAIFAVAIVEVTMNTEKTGYGTTVRSAYLKDYDGVSTVINDVEKNDTSFYRIHKYKGYRSKNDATWNNFHSTSTFSSTAYAGLTSFYGSLGLEHSTNAYALNGATPLIYSILNVKYLLTNEHMPDNDIFTYYSGNDGEFLYKNEYALPLAYMVPGDIDENLLYTVETNPFNVQNNFIYHATGIDNVMTPISYDENGTKVTITPDKNMFVYVYVQNKNIETIYGYINSDSYNFTGVNHGRTLDIGYVEAGSTISLTPSDSEKGSLRPLVYAVDEDKFKEAMTKLSAGGLNVTSYSDTRITGTITADKSGLMFTSIPYDKSWTVYVDGTPVSTQKVGDAFLAVELSAGTHTIEMKFTAGNYKAGLVISIISFIIIGSLVFFRIKFKTEITEENAIETMIYKINSKNKKTDKKQESEETEQ; from the coding sequence ATGACTGACGAAAAAAAAGCAATAAGGAAGAATTTATCAAGAGAGGCTATCTATGAAATAACGCACTGCAGAGCCGTATACATTATGGCATTTATCGTGCCTCTTATTATTATGTTAGCCATTTACATTATGAGAGGAATATATCCGTTCGGTGACTCGGTCTATCTCCGTTCGGATATGTATCATCAATATGCTCCTTTCTTTTCTAATCTTTGGGACAAAATAAGAAACGGAGGAAGCCTGCAATACAGTTGGGACATAGGAATGGGCAGCAATTTCCTTGCGCTTTACGGATACTATCTTTCAAGTCCTATCAACTGGTTTATTGCCCTTTTCCCTAAAAAGAATCTTTTAGAGATTATGGACTATATAATAATGATAAAAATTGCTTTATCAAGTTTTACATTCACATATTATTTATGTAAACACAGAGGAAAAATATCCATTACTGCCGCAATTTTTGGTCTTTTTTACGGATTAAGCGGCTTTACTACCGCATATAGCTGGAACATTATGTGGTTAGACAGTGTTGTCCTTCTGCCACTTATAGTTCTTGGTCTTGAAAGACTTGTAAAAGAACATAAAGGACTTTTATACACAATTACTCTTGGACTTGCCATTCTTTCAAATTACTACATTGCAATTATGATATGTCTCTCAATGGTAATATACTTTTTCGTATTAATTATTTCTGAGAACCTTGGAAATAAAAAGAACTACATGAAGTCAATCTTCTGCTTTATAGGATATTCCCTTTTAGCAGGCGGTGTAGCTTCCGTTCTTCTTCTGCCTGAAATGGCAGCATTACAATACACAGCATCATCGGATTTCAGTTTTCCTAAGGTTATGACAAGATATTTTTCATTCTTTGCCATGTTCAAACGTCATCTTATTAATGTTGACGTACATTTAGGACTTGAACATCACCCAAATATCTACTGCGGTGTTGCTTCGTTTGTACTTGTTCCGCTCTTTGTAATGAGTAAAAAAATCAGCAAGAAAGAAAAAATCACTAAAATGATTGCACTTTTTATCTTCCTTACTGCTTTCAATATGAATATACCTAATTTTATATGGCATGGTTTTCATTTTCCTAACAGTCTCCCATGCCGGCAGTCTTTTATATATATTTTCCTGATTCTGGAAATATGTTATGAAGCTGCTGTAAATATCCGGGATTATTCGGAAAAACAGCTTGCGGGAAGTATGTGGGGTGTTCTGCTTTTCCTTATGTATATAGGAAATTCCCTGGGAGATAAAGACATTGATTTCCGTTCTATATATCTAAGCGGGATTTTTATTGTAATATATGTACTTTTCTTCTTCTTTATAAAGAAATGGAAACAATATACAAGTTATTTCCTTGTGGCCATTTTTGCGGTTGCAATTGTTGAAGTAACAATGAATACCGAAAAAACCGGCTACGGCACAACGGTACGTTCAGCATATCTCAAGGATTATGACGGAGTCAGCACTGTAATTAACGATGTTGAAAAAAATGATACGTCATTCTACCGTATCCATAAATATAAAGGCTACCGTTCGAAAAATGATGCAACATGGAATAATTTCCACAGCACATCCACTTTTTCATCCACTGCATATGCCGGACTCACATCATTTTACGGAAGTCTCGGTCTTGAACACTCAACCAATGCCTACGCATTAAACGGTGCCACACCTTTGATATACTCAATTTTAAATGTAAAATACCTGCTTACTAATGAGCATATGCCTGATAATGATATTTTTACTTATTACTCCGGTAATGATGGTGAATTTTTATACAAGAACGAATATGCTCTTCCACTTGCCTATATGGTTCCGGGGGACATTGACGAGAACCTTTTGTATACGGTTGAAACCAATCCGTTTAACGTCCAGAATAATTTTATATACCATGCAACAGGCATTGATAACGTAATGACACCTATAAGTTATGATGAAAATGGTACTAAAGTGACGATTACCCCTGACAAAAATATGTTTGTATATGTATATGTCCAGAACAAAAACATAGAAACAATCTATGGTTATATAAACAGTGACAGCTATAATTTTACAGGTGTAAACCACGGACGTACCCTTGACATAGGATATGTAGAAGCCGGTTCAACCATTTCTCTCACTCCTTCCGATTCAGAAAAAGGAAGTCTGAGACCTCTCGTATACGCAGTGGATGAAGATAAGTTCAAAGAAGCCATGACTAAACTTTCTGCAGGTGGTCTTAATGTGACATCCTATAGTGATACAAGAATCACAGGTACAATTACCGCAGACAAATCCGGTCTTATGTTTACTTCAATACCTTATGATAAGAGCTGGACAGTATATGTAGACGGAACACCTGTTTCTACTCAAAAAGTTGGTGATGCATTCCTGGCTGTTGAATTATCTGCCGGAACACACACCATCGAAATGAAATTTACCGCCGGAAATTATAAGGCAGGTCTTGTAATTTCCATAATAAGTTTTATAATTATAGGAAGTCTTGTTTTCTTCAGGATTAAGTTCAAAACAGAAATAACCGAAGAAAATGCAATAGAAACAATGATATATAAGATTAACAGCAAAAATAAAAAAACCGATAAAAAGCAGGAAAGCGAGGAAACTGAACAATGA
- a CDS encoding GtrA family protein: MKTLIKKFVNKETIVYLIFGILTTVVNYFIFWIFNSRFKVPVLIANVIAFIVAVIFAFITNKIFVFESKSFAPAVLFPEFVGFTGARILSFLFEEGFLAVTTCFHMNQYISKAIASIVVIILNYFASKFLIFKHKRTKNKGVNND, translated from the coding sequence ATGAAAACATTAATTAAAAAGTTTGTTAATAAAGAAACCATAGTATATCTCATATTCGGTATCCTTACTACTGTTGTTAATTATTTTATATTCTGGATTTTTAACAGCAGGTTTAAAGTTCCGGTGCTGATAGCTAATGTAATTGCTTTTATTGTCGCTGTAATTTTTGCATTTATTACCAATAAAATATTTGTATTTGAGAGTAAAAGTTTTGCCCCTGCGGTACTTTTCCCTGAGTTTGTGGGATTTACAGGTGCAAGAATACTCTCTTTCTTATTTGAAGAAGGTTTTCTTGCAGTTACAACATGTTTTCATATGAACCAGTATATTTCAAAAGCTATTGCAAGCATAGTTGTTATTATTCTTAATTATTTTGCAAGTAAATTTCTGATTTTCAAACATAAAAGAACTAAAAACAAGGGGGTCAACAATGACTGA
- a CDS encoding glycosyltransferase family 2 protein — MKTVDIIVPCYNEEPVLTSYYNETEKVVSGIQGYTFNYIFVNDGSKDNTMIILKGLAASYDNVKYISFSRNFGKESAMYAGLKSSTGDYVIVMDADLQHPPALIPRMIESINSGHDCCAAYRTSRKGEKKIRSFFSQRFYKFNNKLTDSNMPYGAVDYRIMCRKMVDSIVSMKEVQRFSKGLFCWVGFDTEWIPYENVERTLGTSKWSFKGLTRYAMDGIFSFSVKPLKFLAIMGFIISGIAIVYALYILIKTLTMGIDLPGYASTMIVLLFIGGIIELSIGVLGEYIARIFVEIKKRPIFITKETNIESKKDPDDENIN, encoded by the coding sequence ATGAAAACAGTAGATATTATCGTGCCTTGTTATAATGAGGAGCCTGTTCTTACTTCTTATTACAATGAGACTGAAAAAGTTGTATCCGGAATACAGGGTTACACATTTAATTATATTTTTGTAAATGACGGCAGTAAAGATAATACAATGATTATTTTAAAAGGGCTTGCTGCTTCCTATGATAATGTAAAATACATTTCTTTTTCCCGAAACTTCGGAAAAGAATCAGCAATGTATGCAGGCCTTAAATCATCCACAGGTGATTACGTCATAGTAATGGATGCCGATTTACAGCATCCCCCTGCTCTCATACCTCGTATGATAGAAAGTATCAATAGTGGTCATGACTGTTGTGCCGCATATCGTACTTCAAGAAAAGGTGAAAAAAAAATACGAAGTTTTTTCTCCCAGCGTTTTTATAAATTTAACAATAAACTGACTGACAGCAATATGCCTTACGGAGCCGTTGATTACCGTATCATGTGCCGCAAAATGGTTGATTCCATTGTAAGCATGAAAGAGGTCCAGCGTTTCTCGAAAGGTTTATTCTGCTGGGTTGGATTTGATACGGAATGGATTCCTTACGAAAATGTTGAACGTACATTAGGCACAAGCAAATGGAGTTTTAAGGGACTTACAAGATACGCAATGGACGGAATATTTTCCTTTTCGGTTAAACCCCTGAAATTTCTTGCAATAATGGGCTTTATTATATCCGGTATTGCTATTGTTTATGCATTATATATACTTATTAAGACACTTACAATGGGAATTGATCTGCCGGGATATGCCTCTACCATGATTGTTCTTTTGTTTATCGGAGGAATCATTGAACTTTCAATAGGTGTGTTAGGTGAATACATTGCAAGGATATTTGTTGAAATTAAGAAACGGCCTATATTTATAACAAAAGAAACCAACATCGAAAGCAAAAAGGACCCTGACGATGAAAACATTAATTAA